The Pseudomonas sp. IB20 region TGCCAGGCCACGGTATTCGCGTACCCAGCAGTCGAGGGCGGCAATCTGGCTGTCGATCAGGCGTGGGCCGAGTTGCTGGTGGGCCATGATCCATTCGTGGGCCATGGTGCCGAGCGGCTTCATATCGAACTCGCGGGCCAGGTGCACGTTGCTGGTGCCGACAAAGCGCCCGGGGAAATCGTGCTTTAGCACGCTCACCACTTCTTCCTGCACTCGGTACGAGAAGCGTCGGCGCGTGCCGAAGTCAGCCACTTGCAGCTCCGACAGCTCGTCGCTGCTGGCGTTAGCGGTCAGCCAATCGAACTTGCGGTACAGCTGCTCGCGGGCCTGCTCGAGGATCACGGTCTGGTAGCGGTAGCGGTTACGCACTTCGCTGACGATGGCCAGCATTGGCACTTCAAACAGGATCACATGCAGCCATGGCCCGCGCAGGCGGATAAACAGCTCGCCGTTTTCAATGCCGGTTTGCACATAGCGCAGGTTGAAGCGGAACAGCCCGAGGAAGCGCAAGAAGTCCGGCTTCATAAAGCTGATGCGCTCAAGAAAACCAAGCTGGTCGGGGCTCAGGCTCAGTTCGGCGAGGCGCTCGATCTGGTAGCGGATTTCCGCCAGGTACGGGCGCAGGTCTTCACTGTTGCGGCAACGAAACTCCCATTCAACTTCCACGTTCGGGTAGTTGTGCAGCACCGCCTGCATCATGGTCAGCTTGTAGAAGTCGGTGTCGAGCAGGTTCTGCACGATGCGATCGGCAAACACACTCTCGCTCATAACGGGAATCTCCAGACGGGTCGGCGATGGGCGCCGACCTTTACGCACAATTAAGGAATGGCGCTAGTGGCGCATAGACCTGTGGGGTTTTGCCAGTGATTTTTTTGGGAGTGGCCACTGGCGCCATCGCAGCATAGGTATCTACACTGTCAAAATGTGGGAGCTGGCTTGCCTGCAATGGCGGTATTCCTGGCGCTAAACCACTTGCTCCATCATCCACTTCACAAAATCCCGCACTTTGGGCACTTCCGCCGAATGCTCCGGATACGCCAGGTAATACGCATCCTGGCTCGGCAACGCATGCTGCCAAGGGATCACCAGCTTGCCGTCCGCCAGTTCTTCTTCCACCAGAAAGCGCGGCAGCAGCGCCACACCGCAGCCCACCTGCGCTGCCCGAATACACATATAGAAGGTGTCAAAGCGCGGCCCGTGGTAGCTGTGCTCGGTGTGGAAGCCCTGGCTGGCAAACCAGTCATGCCAGCCCTGCGGCCGCGAGGCGTTTTGCAGCAGCACCAGGTCGCTCAGCTGCGTGGGATCGGTGAACGGCTGCGCGGGCAGGCTTTCCGGCGCGCACACTGGCACCAACTCCTCGCTGAACAGTTTCAGGCTCTCGGTGCCGGGGCGTGAGCCTTGGCCGAAGTAGAAGGCCATGTCGGCCTTGCCTTGCAGCAACTCGTCGGGCTCCTGCTCGTTGCACAGGTCCAAATGGATTTGCGGGTGACGCAGGCGCCAGCCCTTGAGGCGAGGCACCAGCCAGCGTGCGCCAAAGGTGTAGGGCGTGGACACGCGCAGTACTTCGGTCTCGCCGCCGTAGGAGCGCAAGTAGTGAGTGGACATCTCCACCTGGGTGAGGATCTTGCGCACTTCCACCAGGTACAAATCGCCCGCCGGGGTCATCTGCAAGCGGCGGCGCACGCGGCGAAACAGCAGGTGCTGGAGCAATTCTTCCAACTGCGCCACCTGTTTGCTCACCGCGCTTTGCGTCAGGTTCAGCTCCTCGGCGGCGCGGGTGAAGCTCAGGTGGCGGGTGGCGGCTTCGAAACACTGCAGGGCGGTGATCGAGGGCAAATGTCTTTTGTTCAGCACGGCACGCCTCTTTTTATTCTATGCATGAATAAACGGAATGATATCTCGCCTAATCGTCGTTTGTTGGCAAGTCTTGGGCCAGCTACAAATAAGGTCTGGATCGCCGTGCGGGCCGCGGCGCAATTTTTCTGTTTGTGGATTGAAGGAGTGACCCATGGTTGCCGCATTGCTTGATCGTCTCGGGGTAAACCCGGCGCTGTACCAGTCGGGTAAACAACCCGTGCATTCGCCGATTGATGGCAGCCGTATCGCTAGCGTGCACTGGGAAGGTGCCGCCGAGGTGGAGCAGCAGGTCAGTCGCGCCGAGCATGCATTCGACGCCTGGCGCAAGGTGCCGGCACCGCGTCGCGGCGAGCTGGTGCGCCAATTTGGCGATGTATTGCGCGAATACAAGGCCGACCTGGGCGAGCTGGTGTCCTGGGAAGCCGGCAAGATCACCCAGGAAGGCCTGGGCGAAGTGCAGGAGATGATCGACATCTGCGACTTCGCCGTCGGCCTGTCCCGCCAGCTGTACGGCTTGACCATCGCCTCCGAGCGCCCGGGCCACCACATGCGTGAAACCTGGCACCCGCTGGGCGTGGTCGGCGTGATCAGCGCCTTTAACTTCCCGGTGGCGGTGTGGGCGTGGAACACCACGCTGGCGCTGGTGTGCGGCAACGCCGTGATCTGGAAACCGTCGGAAAAGACCCCGCTCACCGCTTTGGCGTGCCAGGCGCTCTTTGAGCGCGTGCTGAAGAAATTCACCGATGCCCCCGAGTACCTGAGCCAAGTGATTATCGGCGGCCGTGACGCCGGCGCTGCCCTGGTGGATGACCCGCGCGTGGCGCTGATCAGCGCCACCGGCAGTACGCGCATGGGCCGCGAAGTGGCGCCGAAAGTCGCCGCCCGTTTTGCCCGCAGCATCCTCGAGCTGGGCGGCAACAACGCGATGATCCTCGGCCCAAGCGCCGACCTGGACATGGCCGTGCGCGCCATCCTGTTCAGCGCCGTCGGCACTGCCGGCCAGCGTTGCACCAGCCTGCGCCGGTTGATCGCGCATGAATCGGTCAAAGAAGAAATCGTCACCCGCCTCAAGGCGGCCTATTCCAAAGTGCGCATCGGCCACCCGTTGGAAGGCAACCTGATCGGCCCGCTGATCGACAAGCACAGCTTCGAAAACATGCAGGACGCCCTGGAGCAAGCCTTGAGCGAAGGCGGCAAGGTGTTCGGCGGTAAGCGTCAGTTGGAAGAAACATTCCCGAATGCCTACTACGTGTCACCGGCGATTGTGGAAATGCCCGAGCAAAGCGACGTGGTGTGCACCGAAACGTTCGCGCCGATTCTGTATGTGATCGGCTACAGCGACTTCAACGAAGCCCTGCGCCTGAACAACGCCGTGCCACAAGGCCTGTCGTCGTGCATCTTCACCACCGATGTGCGTGAAGCCGAGCAGTTCATGTCGGCGGTGGGCAGTGACTGCGGCATTGCCAACGTCAACATCGGCCCGAGCGGCGCGGAGATTGGTGGCGCGTTTGGTGGTGAGAAAGAGACCGGTGGCGGGCGTGAATCGGGTTCGGACGCGTGGCGCGGGTACATGCGCCGCCAGACCAATACCGTGAACTACTCGCTGGAGTTGCCGCTGGCGCAGGGTATTACTTTCGACTGATCCCTCAAGTCGCAGTGAGATCAAAATGTGGGAGCTGGCTTGCCTGCGATAGCATCACCTGGGTGTACCTGATGCACCGAGGTGCCTGCATCGCAGGCAAGCCAGCCCCCACAGTTGGTTGGGTTTGCAATTCAAAATAATAGTTGTTTGTTAGGTCCTCTCCGGAGTCTGGCAATGCCATTACGCGAAACGTGTTTATGGGAACACCTCACCCCCGGCCGCCCGGACCGGGCCGCGCTCAAGGGCGAGGTCAAGGTGGATGTGTGCGTGATCGGCGCCGGGATCACCGGGTTGTCGGCGGCTATTCACTTGCTGGAACAGGGTAAAAGCGTCGCCGTGCTTGAGGGCCATCGCACCGGCCATGGTGGTTCGGGGCGTAACGTGGGGCTGGTCAACGCCGGCATGTGGATCCCGCCGGATGAGATCGAAGCCGGTTTTGGCGAGGCGGTGGGCAGCCAGCTCAACCGCATGTTGGGCGCGGCGCCGTCGCTGGTGTTCAGCCTGATCGACAAATACAGCATCGATTGCCAATTACGCCGCGAGGGCACTTTGCACATGGCGCATAACGCCCGTGGCGAGGCGGATTTGCGCAGTCGAGAAGAACAATGGAAGCGCCGTGGCGCGCCGGTTGAACTGCTGACCGGGCAGGCGTGCGAGCAAGCCACGGGCACTAAGAAGATTGCCGCCGCCCTGCTGGATCGGCGCGCCGGCACCTTGAACCCGATGGCCTACACCAGTGGCTTGGCCAATGCGGCGGTCGGCCTGGGCGGGCAGCTTTTCGACCATTCCCCTGTCACCCAGCTGGAACGTCAGGGTTCACACTGGTCGGTGCAGACCGCGCAGGGTTCTGTGCAGGCTGCACAGGTGGTGATCGCCTCCAATGCTTACACCGAAGGCGAGTGGACCGAGCTGCGGCGCAATTTCTTCCCTGGCTATTACTACCAAGTCGCGTCGGCCCCGCTGACCGACGACGCCGCCAAACAGATCCTTCCCGGCGGGCAAGGCTCGTGGGACACACGCCAGGTACTCAGCAGCATCCGCCGCGATGCTGACGGCCGACTGTTGCTTGGCAGCCTGGGCAACGGCAACCAGAAACCGGCATGGTTCCTCAAGGCGTGGGCCGACCGGGTGCAGCAGCACTACTTTCCGTACCTCAAATCGGTGCAGTGGGAATTCACCTGGACCGGCTGCATCGCCTTCACCCCAGACCACCTGATGCGCCTGTTCGAGCCGGCGCCCGGCTTGGTGGCGGTCACGGGCTACAACGGGCGTGGCGTGACTACTGGCAGCGTAGTGGGCAAGGCATTTGCCGACTATTTGTGTCACCAGGACCCCAAGGCGTTGCCGATTCCCTTTGCACCGATGCAGCCGCTGGCCGGAGTGGGCCTGCGCAGTTGCTTGTATGAGGCTGGATTTTCGCTGTATCACGCGGGCCAATGCCTGCGGATCGTGATCTGATCAGCGAAATACATGGCAAAAGCCTGCATTTTCTTAGCAGGCTACTAATCTGTATTGGTGCAAGTCGTAGCAATCACGCACTGTAAATGTGCAGTTCCGTTACGCACATTGTTACAGGTGCAGGAACTGTCGTTTATCCGACTGGTTGCAGGTGCGACCTGCCAGGGTTGTACTTTTTAGGCCCGCTGGTTGCACCTTCCGATGCTAGACGGTTGCACGTCCTGGCAGAAGGAGGCGAAACGCCTGTAATAACAATGACACCGTGTCTTTTTGAAGAATAAAAAAGTAATGGCACGCGCCTTGCTCTGGGCTTTCCCTGAAAGTTTTGGTTGAAAGTCCGCAGTGAATTCGCTCTTTATTTATGAAGAATGCCAACAAACAAAAACCTCGGAGCACCACTCATGTCCCAGACGTTTTACAAGAAAGGCTTTCTGGCCCTCGCCGTTGCAGCGGCGCTGGGTGTTTCTGCGTTTGTTCAAGCTGATGTGAAGATTGGCGTAGCGGGGCCGATGACTGGCGCCAACGCAGCTTTCGGTGAGCAGTACATGAAGGGGGCCCAAGCGGCGGCCGACGTCATCAACAAAGCGGGTGGGCTTAACGGCGAACAGATCAAGCTGGTGGCCGGCGACGACGCCTGTGAGCCCAAGCAAGCTGTAGCGGTAGCCAACCGCCTGGCGGACCAAGACAAAGTGATCGGCGTGGTCGGGCACTTCTGCTCGTCCAACACCATCCCGGCCTCCGAGGTGTACGACGAAGCGGGGATCATCATGATCACCCCGGGCTCCACCAACCCTCAGGTGACCGAACGTGGCCTGGGCGCCGTGTTCCGTATGTGCGGGCGTGACGACCAGCAAGGTATCGTCGCCGGCGACTACATCGTCGACGTGCTCAAGGGCAAAAAAGTCGCGGTTATCAACGACAAAGACACCTACGGCAAGGGCCTGGCTGACGCCACCGCTCAGCAGTTGACTAAACGTGGCGTCAAGCCGGTGCTGGAAGAAGGCCTGACCCGCGGCGAGAAAGACTTCAGCGCCCTGGTCACCAAAATCCGCTCCACCGGTGCCGACGTCGTTTACTTCGGCGGGCTGCACCCGGAAGCCGGTCCACTGGTTCGCCAAATTCGTGAAGCCGGCCTCAAAGACGTCAAGTTCATGTCCGATGACGGCATTGTCACCGACGAATTGGTCGCCACCGCAGGCGGCGCGCAATACGTAGACGGCGTCTACATGACCTTCGGCGCCGACCCGCGCCTGCTGCCAGACAGCAAGACCGTGGTGGAAGAGTTCCGCAAAAATGGCACCGAGCCTGAAGGCTACACCCTGTACGCCTATGCCTCGATCCAGGCCCTGGCTGCCGGCTTCAACGGCGCCAAGTCCAACAAAGGTGAAGACGCTGCCAAGTGGCTCAAGGCTAACCCGGTAAAAACCGTAATGGGCGAAAAAGCCTGGGACGGCAAGGGCGACCTGAAAGTCTCTGACTACGTGGTTTACCAGTGGGATAAAGACGGTAAATACCACCAGCTGGAAAAGCAGAAGTAATCACGCGATCTACCCGGCACCCCTGAACCTTGTGGGCGCCGGGCTTGTGTGGGACCGCCCCAGTGGGCGCCGGGCTTGTGTGGGAGCCAGCTCCCACACAAGGCCAGCTCCCACAGGGAACTTGGTTGCCTGCCCCATCGTGACCGGCAACAGATCTGTCTTTTCCTCCAGAAGCGCCGCACACCCACGGGTGTGCAGGTGCTCACCGCGTGAGATTGCGTTATGGATGGTATTTTCCTGCAGCAACTGGTCAACGGTCTGACTCTCGGGTCGGTCTATGGCCTGATCGCCATCGGCTACACAATGGTCTATGGCATCATTGGCATGATCAACTTCGCCCACGGCGAGGTTTATATGATTTCCGCTTACCTCGCGGCGATCAGTCTGGCACTGCTGGCTTATTTCGGCATCGAATCCTTCCCGCTGCTCATTCTCGGCACCCTGATATTCACCGTGGTCGTCACCGGCGTTTACGGTTGGGTCATCGAGCGTGTCGCCTACAAACCGCTGCGCAACTCCACCCGACTGGCACCGCTGATCAGCGCCATCGGTATCTCCCTGATCCTGCAGAACTACGCGCAGATCGCCCAGGGTGCGAAACAACAAGGGATTCCTACCCTGCTGGCCGGCGCCTGGCGCGTCGATATCGGCAGCGGGTTCGTGCAGTTGACCTACACCAAGGTGTTCATCCTGGTGGCCGCGTTTCTCGGCATGGGGCTGCTGACCTACATCATCAAATACACCAAGCTGGGCCGCATGTGCCGTGCCACCCAGCAAGACCGCAAGATGGCGTCGATCCTGGGTATCAACACCGACCGGGTGATCTCCTACGTGTTCGTGATTGGTGCAGCCATGGCGGCCCTGGCCGGCGTGCTGATTACCCTGAACTACGGCACGTTCGACTTCTATGCCGGCTTCATCATCGGCATCAAGGCATTTACCGCAGCGGTACTCGGCGGCATCGGTTCCCTGCCTGGGGCCATGCTCGGCGGGATCATCCTGGGTATCTCCGAGTCGCTGTTCGCAGGGTTGATCAACTCTGACTACAAAGACGTGTTCAGTTTCTCTCTGCTGGTGGTGATTCTGATTTTCCGTCCTCAGGGCCTGCTTGGTCGTCCGCTCGTGGCGAAGGTGTAAACATGTCTGCTGCCAAATCTATCGATATCAAGAAAAGTGTGGTCGATACGGTCCTCGCCGGGCTGATTTCGTTGATCGTGTTCGGTCCGATCGTCGGCTTGGTACTCGACGGCTACAGCTTCAACCTGCAACCGGCGCGCGTGGCCATTCTGGTCGCCATCGTGATGGCCGGCCGTTTTGCCTTAAGCCTGTTCCTGCAAACCCCCAAGGGCGTGAAGATTCTGCAGGGGTTCGAGAGCAGCAGCTCCGGCGTGCACGTGCTGCCGCCGGACTACAAGTCGCGACTGCGCTGGATCATCCCGGCGCTGATCGTGATCGCCATCGTGTTCCCGATCTTCGCCAACAAGTACTTGCTCACCGTGGTCATCCTCGGGCTGATCTACGTGTTGCTCGGCCTGGGCCTGAACATCGTGGTCGGCTTGGCCGGCTTGCTCGACCTGGGTTACGTGGCGTTCTACGCCATCGGCGCCTACGGCTTGGCGTTGGGTTATCAATACCTGGGCCTGGGCTTCTGGAGCGTACTGCCACTGGCGGCCATCGCAGCGGCGTTAGCGGGGTGCATACTC contains the following coding sequences:
- a CDS encoding LysR family transcriptional regulator, with the protein product MLNKRHLPSITALQCFEAATRHLSFTRAAEELNLTQSAVSKQVAQLEELLQHLLFRRVRRRLQMTPAGDLYLVEVRKILTQVEMSTHYLRSYGGETEVLRVSTPYTFGARWLVPRLKGWRLRHPQIHLDLCNEQEPDELLQGKADMAFYFGQGSRPGTESLKLFSEELVPVCAPESLPAQPFTDPTQLSDLVLLQNASRPQGWHDWFASQGFHTEHSYHGPRFDTFYMCIRAAQVGCGVALLPRFLVEEELADGKLVIPWQHALPSQDAYYLAYPEHSAEVPKVRDFVKWMMEQVV
- the amaB gene encoding L-piperidine-6-carboxylate dehydrogenase — protein: MVAALLDRLGVNPALYQSGKQPVHSPIDGSRIASVHWEGAAEVEQQVSRAEHAFDAWRKVPAPRRGELVRQFGDVLREYKADLGELVSWEAGKITQEGLGEVQEMIDICDFAVGLSRQLYGLTIASERPGHHMRETWHPLGVVGVISAFNFPVAVWAWNTTLALVCGNAVIWKPSEKTPLTALACQALFERVLKKFTDAPEYLSQVIIGGRDAGAALVDDPRVALISATGSTRMGREVAPKVAARFARSILELGGNNAMILGPSADLDMAVRAILFSAVGTAGQRCTSLRRLIAHESVKEEIVTRLKAAYSKVRIGHPLEGNLIGPLIDKHSFENMQDALEQALSEGGKVFGGKRQLEETFPNAYYVSPAIVEMPEQSDVVCTETFAPILYVIGYSDFNEALRLNNAVPQGLSSCIFTTDVREAEQFMSAVGSDCGIANVNIGPSGAEIGGAFGGEKETGGGRESGSDAWRGYMRRQTNTVNYSLELPLAQGITFD
- the amaA gene encoding L-pipecolate oxidase; the protein is MPLRETCLWEHLTPGRPDRAALKGEVKVDVCVIGAGITGLSAAIHLLEQGKSVAVLEGHRTGHGGSGRNVGLVNAGMWIPPDEIEAGFGEAVGSQLNRMLGAAPSLVFSLIDKYSIDCQLRREGTLHMAHNARGEADLRSREEQWKRRGAPVELLTGQACEQATGTKKIAAALLDRRAGTLNPMAYTSGLANAAVGLGGQLFDHSPVTQLERQGSHWSVQTAQGSVQAAQVVIASNAYTEGEWTELRRNFFPGYYYQVASAPLTDDAAKQILPGGQGSWDTRQVLSSIRRDADGRLLLGSLGNGNQKPAWFLKAWADRVQQHYFPYLKSVQWEFTWTGCIAFTPDHLMRLFEPAPGLVAVTGYNGRGVTTGSVVGKAFADYLCHQDPKALPIPFAPMQPLAGVGLRSCLYEAGFSLYHAGQCLRIVI
- a CDS encoding branched-chain amino acid ABC transporter substrate-binding protein, which gives rise to MSQTFYKKGFLALAVAAALGVSAFVQADVKIGVAGPMTGANAAFGEQYMKGAQAAADVINKAGGLNGEQIKLVAGDDACEPKQAVAVANRLADQDKVIGVVGHFCSSNTIPASEVYDEAGIIMITPGSTNPQVTERGLGAVFRMCGRDDQQGIVAGDYIVDVLKGKKVAVINDKDTYGKGLADATAQQLTKRGVKPVLEEGLTRGEKDFSALVTKIRSTGADVVYFGGLHPEAGPLVRQIREAGLKDVKFMSDDGIVTDELVATAGGAQYVDGVYMTFGADPRLLPDSKTVVEEFRKNGTEPEGYTLYAYASIQALAAGFNGAKSNKGEDAAKWLKANPVKTVMGEKAWDGKGDLKVSDYVVYQWDKDGKYHQLEKQK
- a CDS encoding ABC transporter permease subunit; translation: MDGIFLQQLVNGLTLGSVYGLIAIGYTMVYGIIGMINFAHGEVYMISAYLAAISLALLAYFGIESFPLLILGTLIFTVVVTGVYGWVIERVAYKPLRNSTRLAPLISAIGISLILQNYAQIAQGAKQQGIPTLLAGAWRVDIGSGFVQLTYTKVFILVAAFLGMGLLTYIIKYTKLGRMCRATQQDRKMASILGINTDRVISYVFVIGAAMAALAGVLITLNYGTFDFYAGFIIGIKAFTAAVLGGIGSLPGAMLGGIILGISESLFAGLINSDYKDVFSFSLLVVILIFRPQGLLGRPLVAKV